The window TTATTTTTTTGGCAAATACATATGCCGGTGCTGCCTTGGCACTGAAAATAAAAGTCCTAGGATAAATATCAAAGTTCTTATCTTTTTTCAGTTTCTTGTATAAGTAAAGAATATGAAGGCAGTTCAGAAGCTGCCTTTTATAACCGTGGATTCTCTTTACATGAATGTCAAAAATGGAATCTGGGTTTATAACAATTCCTTTTTTTTCAAAAATATATTTCGAAAGTTTCACCTTGTTTTCATGTTTTATCTCCTCTATTTTGGATAAAACCTCTTTATCATTTTTGAAGATCATCATTTTTTCAAGGTCTGCAGGATTTGTTACCCAGCTGTCCCCTATACAGTCAATTATAAGGTTCGTAAGAGCGCTGTTACTCTTTATAAGCCACCTTCTGTGGGTTATACCGTTAGTTTTATTATTAAACTTTCCTGGGTAAAAATCATCAAAGTCTTTGAGTTCCTTTGTTTTAAGGATCTCAGTATGAAGTGCTGCCACTCCGTTTACAGAATGACTTCCAACGATTGCAAGGTTGGCCATTTTCACCATTCCGTTTTCGATTATAGACATTCTCCCAACTCTGTCCCAGTCTCCGTACCTGGCGATGATCTCCTGACAGAATCTTCTATTTATCTCTTCGATTATCATAAATAATCTAGGAAGTAATTTTTTAAATATAGGAGCCGGCCATTTCTCTAAAGCTTCAGCCATTATAGTGTGATTTGTATAGGCACAGACCTTTGTCGTTACATCCCAGGCTTCTTTCCAGTTAAGTCCATTCTCATCCATAAGTATCCTCATGAGTTCAGCCACTGCCAAGGCAGGATGAGTGTCATTTATATGTATGGCCACATAATCGTCTAAATGTTTAAACTCAACTTTTACTTCTCTGTGATAATTTAGGATAGACTGAAGACTGGCACTTACAAAGAAATACTCTTGTTTTAGTCTGAGCTGTCTTCCATTTTCTGTAGAATCATCAGGATAAAGAACTTGTGATATGAGTTCTGCTGTGTATTTACCCTCTACAGATTGCAGATAGTTTCCACTGTTAAAGTTCTGAAAATCAAATTCATCTGTATCAGCCTCTGAACTCCACAATCTGAGTGTGTTGACTGTATTGTTGAGATATCCAGAAAGTGGTATATCGTATGGGACGGCTTTTACTGTATAAAAGTTTTCATGTACAGCTTCTAGCTCGTGGTCCACTTCCTTCATATAGGCATTTCCGCCAAATCGTATCTTTATACTTCTGTTTTCTTTTCTTACTTCCCATGGGTAGGGTTCTTTTAACCAAGGATCTGGCATTTCTACCTGGTAGCCATCTTTTATCTCCTGTCTGAACATACCGTATTTATATCTTATCCCGCACCCATGGCCGGGAAGACCAAGGGCTGCAAGGGAATCCATAAAACAAGCAGCCAGCCTTCCTAGACCTCCGTTTCCAAGTCCTGCATCAGGTTCTACCTTGATCAGTAGGTCTAGATCCATTCCCATATCCTCTAAAGCCTCTTTTGCCATGGCCGATATTCCAAGATTTATTAGATTTTTTTCAAGAAGCTTACCAATTAAGAATTCCATTGAAAGATAATAAACTTGCTTTACTTTCTTATCTTTATACTGCTGATTGGTTTCAAACCAACCTTCAGACATATAATCTCTTATGAGGTTGGAAAAAGCTATATATTTTTGAATATCAGAAGCATTCTTAAAATCTTTTGAGTAGAGACTTTTTAATTTTAAAGCAAAGCCCTCTTTTATCATCTCTTTTGTAAATTCCAATTTAATCAACTCCCCACGTGTCAACCCAATATTTCCTTGTAAAAAGATTTATAATTTCTTGCAGCATGGCTCCAGCTATTCTTCTCGTTCATACCCCTAAGAACAAGTTCTTTCCATGCTTTTTTATTATCATAAACTTCTATAGCACGTCTTATTGTGTTTAGCATTTCGTGAGCATTGTAATTTGCAAAGGTAAACCCGGTTCCCTGCTTTTTCTTTGCATTATAAGCTTTTACTGTATCTTTTAATCCCCCAGTCTCTCTTACCACAGGGACAGAACCATATCTCATTGCGATCATCTGAGAAAGTCCACAAGGCTCAAAAAGTGAAGGCATTAAAAACATGTCAGATGAAGCGTATATTTTTTTTGCCATTGCATCATTGAATGTAATGTTAGAAGACAGTTTAGACGGATAAACTTGTGAATAATACTCAAAGATATCCTCGTAATCTTGATCCCCTGTACCTAAAATGACTATTTGGAGGTCCATCTGAAGAAGTTCTTGAAGTACATGGGTTATAAGATCGATCCCTTTTTGTCTTACTAATCTTGTTATGATACCTATCATAGGAATATCCTCTGATACAGTCAGCCCCAATTCCTTTTGAAGTTCCAGTTTATTTTTTATTTTTTTATCTATTTTACTCTGGCTGAATTTAGTACTGATATCTTTATCCGTCCTAGGATTGAAAATGTCATAGTCTATTCCATTTACTATTCCAGAAAGTCTATTATCTATCATTCGGAATAAGCCGTGGAGATTTTCTCCGTAGAATTCCATCTTTATCTCTTCTGCATAGGTGCTGCTCACTGTTGATACAAAATCTGAATAATTTACTCCTCCTTTTAAAAAGGAGATAGCATCAAAAAATTTAAGAGAATCCTCTCTGAAATAGATATCGTGAGAAAGTCCGAGGACATCGTCCAGGGTTTCCATTGAAAAAATACCCTGGTATTTCAGGTTGTGGATGGTATAAAGGGTTTTTACATCCTTATACTTATCATTTCTCTGAAGTTCTTTTAAATAAACAGGAGTAAGTCCAGAATGCCAGTCGTTGCAGTGGATGAGATCAGGTTCAAATTCCATGACTTCAAGGGCTGCCAATACAGATTTTGAAAAGAATCCAAATCTTTCACAGTCGTCAAATTCACCATAGGCGTTATCCCTCTTGAAATAATGCTCGTTATCAACAAAATAATACTTTACCCCATCATATTCGAGCATATCTATCCCGCAGTATTGATTTCTCCAGGAAAGTCTCACATAAGTGTGTCCTAGATGCTTCATTTTACTCTTGTATTTATAGTCTATTGCCTTGTATTTAGGCAGTATCACTCTTATATCTACCCCGGTTTTAACAAGTGATTTTGGGAGAGAATGAGATACATCTCCCAGTCCCCCGGTTTTAATAAAAGGCCATGCCTCACCAGTTACGAATAATATTTTCATCTTAATTTTTCCTCCTCCCCCTATTTAAAAATCTTCTAGAGGCCAATAAAGTTCCTTGAATCGCTCTGAATTAATTCCTATTTTTTTTTCTATGACAAGAGGGAATTCCACTGAAGCTTTTAACTCCTCTCCTTCTGCGATTACAGTATTTTTATCAATTACAACATTTTTTAACTTTGAACCTTTTTTGATGGTGCAGTCCTGTAGAATTACACAATCTTCTATCTCAGTTCCTTCTTCTATTTTTACGTGTCTTGAGATGATGCTGTTTTTAACGCTCCCCTCTATAGTACATCCATTGGCAATAAGTGAATTTGTCACATCTGATTCTTTTTTAAATAAAGAAGGCGGAGTGTCTTTTATCTTTGTAAGGATTCTTCCGTTTCTAAAGAAAAGATCTCTTCTGACATCTATATTAAGAAGATCCATGTTAAATTTGAAGTATTCCTTTGTGGAATTAATACATCTCAAATAACCTTCAAATTCAATACCTTTCACCTTATATTTATTTACATTGCTAGAGATCAGCGCTTTGAATGAAGTATAAGATCCATTTTGAGTTGCTTCACAGATCATTTTTATAAGGGTATCTTTTTTCATGATGAACCCCTCTAATGAAATTTTTTCCTCTTTTTTAAAATGGAGATTTTTCCCGATACCTTCCACATATCCATCTTCATTGAGGTTTAAGGTATCACATCCGTAAAAACTTACATCAGCATTTTTTACGTTTTTATAGACAACAGATATATCTGCTCCGCTTTCCTCGTGCTCTTTTATGAATTTCTTGGCGTCCATACTGCACACCATGTAAGAAGTGGTCACAAAAACGTGGTCCTGTCTGCTTCTGTAAAAATATTCTAGATTGTTTTCTAAAATACAAATATCTGTGCGGGAGCCTTCTCCACCTGCAAAGTTAAAAAGAAACATACCATCTATTTTTCTGTCTAGATCCCAAGATCCACCACTACCTAGGTGGTCTACTAAGGATCTACTGTTTTGCTTACCCACAAAAAGCCCAACATTTCTCAAGCCTGCATTTACCATGTTAGAAAGTGCAAAGTCAATAACTCTATATCTTCCGCCCACAGGAGTGGAGGCTATATTTCTATTTTTAGTAAGCCCTCTTATATCGTCGTCCTTTTCCGTTAGGAGTATCATCGCCATATAGTTGTTTGTCATTTTAAACCTCCCTCTTTATTTTAAGATTTGATTTTTTTGGATGATTCTGTTGTCAGGTACTACCTTTATCTCATTTCCGTCCCCTATAGCCGAGTGGTCATTTATGATTACATTTGATCCGACAATTGATTTTTCTATTACTACGTTGTCTCCGATATGCGAATCTGACATAATGACTGAATTTTTTATTTTAGTATTTTCACCTATACATACTCCTCCGAATATGATGGAGTTTTCAACCTCTCCGTAAATGTCACACCCTTCTACAATAAGAGAGTTTTTTATTTTGGAATTTTCGCCTATATATTTTGGTGGGTATGCCTTTTGAGGCGAATAAATTTTCCACTTTCTGTCAAAAATATTCAGCTCATTGTCTGGATTCAGGAGGTCCATATTTGCTTCCCATAAGCTGTCTATGGTTCCTACATCTTTCCA is drawn from uncultured Ilyobacter sp. and contains these coding sequences:
- a CDS encoding glycogen/starch/alpha-glucan phosphorylase, which codes for MEFTKEMIKEGFALKLKSLYSKDFKNASDIQKYIAFSNLIRDYMSEGWFETNQQYKDKKVKQVYYLSMEFLIGKLLEKNLINLGISAMAKEALEDMGMDLDLLIKVEPDAGLGNGGLGRLAACFMDSLAALGLPGHGCGIRYKYGMFRQEIKDGYQVEMPDPWLKEPYPWEVRKENRSIKIRFGGNAYMKEVDHELEAVHENFYTVKAVPYDIPLSGYLNNTVNTLRLWSSEADTDEFDFQNFNSGNYLQSVEGKYTAELISQVLYPDDSTENGRQLRLKQEYFFVSASLQSILNYHREVKVEFKHLDDYVAIHINDTHPALAVAELMRILMDENGLNWKEAWDVTTKVCAYTNHTIMAEALEKWPAPIFKKLLPRLFMIIEEINRRFCQEIIARYGDWDRVGRMSIIENGMVKMANLAIVGSHSVNGVAALHTEILKTKELKDFDDFYPGKFNNKTNGITHRRWLIKSNSALTNLIIDCIGDSWVTNPADLEKMMIFKNDKEVLSKIEEIKHENKVKLSKYIFEKKGIVINPDSIFDIHVKRIHGYKRQLLNCLHILYLYKKLKKDKNFDIYPRTFIFSAKAAPAYVFAKKIIKLINTLGDIINNDPEVNDKIKVVFIANYNVSKAEKIIPAADVSEQISTASKEASGTGNMKFMMNGAITLATLDGANVEIKELVGDENIVVFGLTSEEVLKFYSSQKYNSINFLKENPEIAELLETLVDGTLGVSITEFGEIYKELTEKNDYYFVLKDFKEYVKAQEKIEKLYKDKEKWAEKCLVNIAMSGHFSSDNTIAKYAKEIWNIKGEKIGG
- the glgA gene encoding glycogen synthase GlgA produces the protein MKILFVTGEAWPFIKTGGLGDVSHSLPKSLVKTGVDIRVILPKYKAIDYKYKSKMKHLGHTYVRLSWRNQYCGIDMLEYDGVKYYFVDNEHYFKRDNAYGEFDDCERFGFFSKSVLAALEVMEFEPDLIHCNDWHSGLTPVYLKELQRNDKYKDVKTLYTIHNLKYQGIFSMETLDDVLGLSHDIYFREDSLKFFDAISFLKGGVNYSDFVSTVSSTYAEEIKMEFYGENLHGLFRMIDNRLSGIVNGIDYDIFNPRTDKDISTKFSQSKIDKKIKNKLELQKELGLTVSEDIPMIGIITRLVRQKGIDLITHVLQELLQMDLQIVILGTGDQDYEDIFEYYSQVYPSKLSSNITFNDAMAKKIYASSDMFLMPSLFEPCGLSQMIAMRYGSVPVVRETGGLKDTVKAYNAKKKQGTGFTFANYNAHEMLNTIRRAIEVYDNKKAWKELVLRGMNEKNSWSHAARNYKSFYKEILG
- the glgD gene encoding glucose-1-phosphate adenylyltransferase subunit GlgD, producing MTNNYMAMILLTEKDDDIRGLTKNRNIASTPVGGRYRVIDFALSNMVNAGLRNVGLFVGKQNSRSLVDHLGSGGSWDLDRKIDGMFLFNFAGGEGSRTDICILENNLEYFYRSRQDHVFVTTSYMVCSMDAKKFIKEHEESGADISVVYKNVKNADVSFYGCDTLNLNEDGYVEGIGKNLHFKKEEKISLEGFIMKKDTLIKMICEATQNGSYTSFKALISSNVNKYKVKGIEFEGYLRCINSTKEYFKFNMDLLNIDVRRDLFFRNGRILTKIKDTPPSLFKKESDVTNSLIANGCTIEGSVKNSIISRHVKIEEGTEIEDCVILQDCTIKKGSKLKNVVIDKNTVIAEGEELKASVEFPLVIEKKIGINSERFKELYWPLEDF